A genome region from Christensenella minuta includes the following:
- a CDS encoding folate family ECF transporter S component, translating into MSKISPKTLRLVYCATFIAIAVVVGSFLSFYLTESIKFNLAPVVIMLTGAVLGPIWGAAAGGVTDLLSFLIGTAAKPGPYFPGFTVTMILYGLISGLIFYRKKRPSEIPSIAKISLGTALTQTVCSLLINSFWNYLLYGPTYLVVLTTRLPSTYIMCAVYIVLMCILLKNKQKMFKSLYVPVAA; encoded by the coding sequence ATGTCCAAAATCAGTCCCAAAACCCTGCGCCTCGTGTATTGCGCAACCTTTATCGCCATTGCCGTTGTAGTCGGCAGTTTTCTGTCTTTTTACCTGACGGAAAGTATTAAATTCAACCTTGCGCCCGTAGTTATCATGCTGACCGGCGCGGTGCTCGGCCCCATTTGGGGCGCGGCGGCCGGCGGCGTGACCGACCTGCTGTCCTTCCTCATCGGCACGGCCGCAAAACCCGGTCCTTATTTTCCCGGCTTTACGGTGACGATGATCCTTTACGGCCTGATATCCGGCCTCATCTTTTACCGGAAAAAGCGCCCGTCCGAGATACCGTCGATTGCAAAAATTTCCCTCGGCACGGCGCTTACGCAGACGGTTTGTTCGCTGCTCATCAATTCCTTCTGGAATTACCTGCTGTACGGGCCGACCTACCTCGTGGTGCTCACTACGCGCCTGCCCTCCACATACATTATGTGCGCAGTGTATATCGTCCTGATGTGCATCTTGCTGAAAAACAAACAAAAGATGTTCAAATCCCTTTACGTGCCCGTTGCGGCGTAA
- the speE gene encoding polyamine aminopropyltransferase: MAEILKNDWFYEYFTGNAKFGIKIKDHFIDTRSEFQKIDFYDSYEYGRFFTLDGFIMLTERDEFIYHEMLVHLPMAVNADAKNVLIIGGGDGGAVRELVRYPGVRHIDMVEIDRMVVDLCREYLPQTASKLGDPRVSLHFCDGIAFVREAQEKYDLILIDSTDPVGVGEGLFSQAFYEDCARLLAPGGVMVNQHESPYYEGDAVEMERAHKKLSSVFPVCRVYQFHMPTYASGHWLFGFASQDRDPLVFDAAAWNALGLHTDYYNTELHRGCFALPNYVLRRLGKAREK; encoded by the coding sequence ATGGCAGAAATTTTGAAAAATGACTGGTTTTATGAATATTTTACGGGAAATGCGAAATTTGGCATTAAAATAAAGGATCATTTCATCGATACGAGAAGTGAGTTCCAAAAGATCGATTTTTACGATTCCTACGAATACGGACGTTTTTTTACGCTCGACGGTTTCATCATGCTGACCGAGCGGGATGAATTCATTTACCATGAAATGCTGGTGCACCTGCCGATGGCGGTGAACGCAGATGCAAAAAACGTGCTTATCATTGGTGGGGGCGACGGGGGCGCGGTGCGCGAGCTTGTACGCTATCCGGGCGTCCGCCATATCGATATGGTGGAGATCGACCGGATGGTGGTGGACCTGTGCCGCGAATACCTTCCGCAGACTGCGTCGAAGCTCGGGGACCCGCGCGTTTCTCTTCACTTCTGCGACGGGATTGCCTTTGTGCGGGAGGCGCAGGAAAAATACGACCTGATCCTGATCGATTCCACGGACCCGGTCGGCGTGGGGGAAGGGCTTTTTTCGCAGGCGTTTTATGAAGACTGCGCGAGGCTGCTCGCGCCAGGCGGCGTAATGGTCAACCAGCACGAAAGTCCCTATTATGAAGGCGACGCGGTCGAGATGGAGCGCGCGCATAAAAAACTTTCCTCCGTATTTCCCGTGTGCCGGGTCTATCAGTTCCATATGCCCACCTACGCGTCCGGCCACTGGCTGTTCGGGTTCGCGTCCCAGGACCGCGATCCGCTTGTGTTCGATGCGGCGGCGTGGAACGCGCTTGGCCTCCATACGGATTATTACAATACGGAGCTTCACCGGGGCTGCTTCGCGCTGCCGAATTATGTGCTCAGGAGGCTTGGGAAAGCGCGGGAAAAGTGA
- the speD gene encoding adenosylmethionine decarboxylase, which translates to MRRNGLQKLKLYGFNNLTKTLSFNLYDICYANTKEDRQSYIEYIDECYNARRLTEILTDVARRIGAQVLNIAEQDYEPQGASVTMLIAEEEVPASLVGHLDKSHLTVHTYPESHPQNGVCTFRADIDVSTCGEISPLKTLEKLITSFDSDIITMDYRVRGFTRTENGGKVFMDHDIMSIQDFIPRHILEKYDTYDVNLYEERVFHTSMVLKKYDLDNYLFNLDAADLKEKTRARIERNLEREMKEIFYGRNFEK; encoded by the coding sequence GTGCGGAGGAATGGTTTGCAAAAACTGAAATTATACGGATTCAATAATCTCACAAAAACATTGAGCTTCAATTTATACGATATTTGTTATGCCAACACAAAAGAGGACCGGCAAAGTTATATCGAATATATCGACGAATGCTATAACGCGCGCCGTCTGACGGAGATCCTGACAGACGTGGCGCGCCGCATCGGCGCACAGGTTCTGAACATCGCGGAACAGGATTACGAACCGCAGGGCGCGTCTGTCACGATGCTGATTGCGGAGGAAGAGGTGCCCGCGAGCCTGGTGGGACATCTTGATAAAAGCCACCTGACGGTGCATACTTATCCGGAAAGCCATCCGCAGAACGGGGTTTGCACCTTTCGCGCGGATATCGACGTTTCCACTTGCGGGGAAATATCGCCGCTGAAAACGCTCGAGAAGCTAATCACAAGCTTTGATTCGGATATTATTACTATGGACTACCGCGTACGTGGATTCACCCGCACGGAAAACGGAGGCAAGGTGTTCATGGATCACGATATTATGTCCATCCAGGATTTTATCCCCAGGCATATCCTCGAAAAATATGACACATACGACGTCAACCTGTATGAGGAACGCGTGTTCCACACGAGCATGGTTTTGAAGAAATATGATCTTGACAATTATTTGTTCAATCTCGACGCGGCGGACCTGAAGGAGAAGACGCGCGCGCGCATCGAGCGGAACCTGGAGCGGGAGATGAAGGAGATTTTTTATGGCAGAAATTTTGAAAAATGA
- a CDS encoding RrF2 family transcriptional regulator, protein MKFQLATDYAIRILCYLYENNNRLSTATHLSEKLGITYLYFMKLTGVLKHAGLIQSVQGCNGGYQLAKNAEDATLYDVVKVIEGGIKINRCLEEDRFCSRDAAEWCTVHTFFQELQDGFIERLDSVRIRDLCQKPEKQTAAREYAALEV, encoded by the coding sequence ATGAAGTTTCAACTCGCAACAGATTACGCAATACGCATCCTGTGCTACCTCTATGAAAACAACAACAGGCTTTCCACCGCGACCCACCTGTCCGAAAAGCTTGGGATCACATACCTGTATTTCATGAAGCTGACGGGCGTATTGAAGCATGCCGGACTGATCCAGTCTGTCCAGGGCTGCAACGGCGGCTACCAGCTCGCCAAAAATGCGGAGGACGCGACGCTTTATGATGTGGTGAAGGTGATCGAGGGCGGTATTAAGATCAACCGCTGCCTCGAGGAAGACCGTTTTTGCAGCAGGGACGCGGCGGAATGGTGCACCGTGCACACCTTTTTCCAGGAACTTCAGGACGGTTTCATCGAGCGGCTTGACAGCGTCCGCATCCGCGACCTGTGCCAAAAACCGGAAAAGCAGACTGCCGCCCGTGAATACGCGGCCCTCGAGGTTTAA
- a CDS encoding InlB B-repeat-containing protein, with product MKKIRRLTTALLVIIFLFSITATAMADGAPSLVDLPVTGLLNTEYTETTDTEDTETTTDAEEDMGAGSEAPGAAEESTTEGASAPDGDNPSPSPSPSVPEDGTAAEAPVGISLMSLIPGADVTATTWEDLKDSVEQAEVDGKIIALDPALAGTMSATAELVIGHNNSVVIDGGGLTLGAPSGGAHFRITNSGTGTVTLKNMTLDGTGGTGSVVLSGGGAKLDTVTVSSVSGTAVSATGTDSLTLTNVSVANAAAGVAASAGALTISDSSFQTISGTAVTASGTATLDTVTVDGAKNGAAGGSGLLTIDGSEFRTVATAAITLGSGGAEVTDTIIDGVTNGSGVVTGANTLKLTGSAITNVTGTGIAGNSGNITVDGCTFSETNGHGISEGKDVTVKNTLFENVRNQRGGHGSAIYAGTNLTVEASSFVNSASTLDSGYIQGAIVGYGGSGKTINVTRSYFKDNKASRYGGAIGLYQYGGTVNVSYSYFEGNGVSGKSANSDGGAIGVYNNSSSVLCTVNVDNNTFIGNTAGDDGSALFFEGRNDMVAANVTHNTFYGNKSTKYLLAAADSGGVVQLSLDVVGTFTNNTFIGNTAPNYASKHGAGAAVGEHIDSANAAVRPTATFKNNIFVGNGGNGGNSYASRNIDVTDGTDLGGNVGYDNGTAVAANITAESVFGTSPQPRANNTHHGAAGKAGSGYTGILTTVVIQPNDGVTGQADNTAGAPAYGTDARGFTRGASNSDAGALEIKFVKFDANGGAWSGLPGLTYDGSKYYADDTASTGYFLVTDPGGSVSVLSGDLPTNGPLVFDGWYTQADGGTKATGDVAAADQTLYAHWKSAAAEYTVTYVGNGADAGTVPAPDTVTENTLYQVNATPPTRTGFTFGGWKADDASGTVYQPGGSFIMPSSDVTLTAVWAPVPVTYTITYHGNGSDGGTVPAPGTYNSGQTAAISGPGTMSRTDHSFLGWNTDPAGNGTGYTEGQGFLISGNLDLYAQWQDNGRPAVLYTLTFDSQGGTYVGPVTNIAAGSKVAAPAPPARTEYTFDGWHHTADCTCASDDPCWDFDRDTINGHKTLYARWIPAAQTLYTVTFDAQGGSGVAPVTGIVPGSRIAEPAAPTRDGYVFRGWYQESEYSSPWVFTEHTVNGNLTLYAKWEASPGAGTDAGAADTPNGGGKVESTAKTGDASAPLAVLILAAAAAAAVIFRAVSTLKKRNS from the coding sequence ATGAAAAAAATACGGCGACTAACCACGGCTTTGCTCGTGATTATTTTCCTGTTCTCCATAACCGCGACGGCGATGGCGGACGGTGCGCCCAGTCTTGTTGATTTACCAGTTACAGGCTTATTGAACACAGAATATACGGAAACAACAGATACGGAAGATACGGAAACAACAACAGATGCGGAAGAAGACATGGGTGCCGGGTCTGAAGCGCCCGGTGCGGCAGAGGAATCCACGACGGAGGGCGCGTCCGCACCGGACGGTGATAATCCTTCGCCTTCCCCTTCTCCCTCCGTCCCGGAGGACGGCACGGCGGCGGAAGCCCCGGTGGGAATTTCGCTTATGTCGCTTATTCCCGGCGCGGACGTTACGGCAACAACCTGGGAGGACCTAAAGGACTCCGTGGAGCAGGCAGAGGTCGACGGAAAAATAATCGCTCTCGACCCGGCCCTTGCGGGGACCATGTCCGCCACGGCAGAACTGGTGATCGGCCACAATAACAGCGTGGTAATCGACGGCGGCGGCCTCACGCTTGGCGCGCCGTCCGGCGGAGCGCATTTCCGCATTACAAATTCGGGCACGGGTACCGTTACCCTGAAAAACATGACGCTTGACGGCACCGGCGGCACAGGCAGCGTCGTCCTTTCAGGCGGCGGCGCGAAGCTCGATACCGTAACGGTCAGCAGCGTTTCCGGTACGGCTGTCTCCGCCACCGGCACAGACAGCTTAACGCTTACAAACGTAAGCGTTGCAAACGCGGCCGCAGGAGTTGCGGCAAGCGCAGGCGCGCTTACCATTTCCGATTCCTCCTTCCAAACGATCTCAGGCACGGCCGTAACGGCATCCGGCACGGCTACGCTTGATACTGTGACGGTAGACGGAGCAAAAAACGGCGCGGCTGGCGGGAGCGGCCTGCTGACCATCGACGGTTCGGAATTCAGGACGGTCGCCACCGCCGCCATTACGCTTGGCAGCGGCGGCGCGGAGGTTACGGATACCATCATTGACGGTGTGACGAACGGCTCCGGCGTCGTGACGGGGGCGAATACACTCAAGCTTACGGGTTCTGCGATCACGAATGTTACAGGTACGGGCATCGCTGGAAACAGCGGCAATATTACCGTAGACGGCTGCACATTTTCGGAAACCAACGGTCACGGCATCAGCGAAGGAAAAGACGTCACCGTCAAAAACACATTGTTTGAAAATGTGCGCAACCAGCGCGGCGGCCATGGCAGCGCAATCTATGCCGGCACGAACCTCACGGTAGAAGCTTCAAGCTTTGTGAACAGCGCCTCCACGCTGGACAGCGGCTATATTCAGGGAGCGATCGTCGGCTACGGAGGCAGCGGGAAAACGATCAACGTAACGCGCTCGTACTTCAAGGACAACAAGGCCTCCCGCTACGGCGGCGCGATCGGCCTTTACCAGTACGGCGGCACTGTGAACGTCAGCTACAGCTATTTTGAAGGCAACGGCGTTTCCGGCAAAAGCGCAAACAGCGACGGCGGTGCGATCGGCGTCTACAACAACAGCAGCAGCGTACTTTGTACGGTGAACGTGGATAACAATACGTTTATCGGCAATACTGCGGGCGACGACGGCAGCGCGCTCTTTTTCGAGGGCCGCAACGACATGGTGGCTGCAAACGTAACCCATAACACGTTCTATGGCAATAAATCCACCAAATATTTGCTGGCGGCCGCGGACAGCGGCGGCGTGGTGCAGCTTTCCCTCGATGTGGTCGGTACTTTTACCAATAACACGTTCATCGGCAACACTGCTCCCAATTATGCAAGCAAGCATGGGGCCGGGGCGGCGGTCGGCGAGCATATCGACTCCGCGAACGCGGCGGTGCGTCCCACGGCCACCTTCAAAAACAACATTTTCGTGGGCAACGGCGGAAACGGCGGCAATAGCTACGCCTCCCGCAATATCGACGTCACGGACGGCACCGACCTTGGCGGCAACGTAGGCTACGACAACGGCACGGCTGTTGCGGCGAATATCACGGCGGAGAGCGTATTCGGCACTTCCCCGCAGCCGCGCGCGAACAACACGCATCACGGCGCGGCGGGAAAAGCGGGCAGCGGGTATACGGGTATCCTCACGACCGTCGTCATCCAACCGAACGACGGGGTAACGGGACAGGCGGATAACACAGCCGGCGCGCCCGCTTACGGCACGGATGCAAGAGGATTCACGCGCGGCGCCTCCAATTCCGATGCCGGCGCGCTGGAGATCAAATTCGTGAAATTCGACGCCAACGGCGGCGCGTGGAGCGGACTGCCCGGCCTTACCTACGACGGCTCCAAATATTATGCGGACGATACGGCTTCCACGGGTTACTTCCTCGTAACGGACCCGGGCGGCAGCGTGAGCGTACTCAGCGGCGACCTTCCCACCAATGGTCCGCTTGTCTTTGACGGATGGTATACACAGGCAGACGGCGGGACAAAGGCCACCGGCGATGTGGCCGCGGCCGACCAGACGCTGTATGCGCACTGGAAATCCGCAGCGGCGGAATACACCGTGACATACGTGGGCAACGGCGCAGATGCCGGTACGGTCCCTGCCCCGGACACCGTGACGGAGAATACGCTTTACCAGGTAAACGCCACCCCGCCCACGCGCACCGGCTTTACGTTCGGCGGCTGGAAGGCGGACGATGCTTCGGGCACGGTCTACCAGCCCGGCGGCTCGTTCATTATGCCTTCAAGCGACGTAACCCTGACCGCCGTGTGGGCGCCCGTTCCGGTCACATATACCATAACCTATCACGGCAACGGAAGCGACGGCGGCACGGTCCCTGCCCCGGGCACCTATAACAGCGGCCAGACAGCTGCTATTTCCGGCCCCGGAACGATGTCCCGGACGGACCACAGCTTCCTCGGCTGGAACACCGATCCGGCTGGGAACGGTACGGGATATACGGAAGGCCAAGGATTCCTGATCTCAGGAAACCTTGACCTGTACGCTCAATGGCAGGATAACGGGCGGCCGGCCGTACTCTATACCCTGACTTTTGATTCGCAGGGCGGTACATACGTCGGCCCGGTCACAAACATCGCTGCGGGAAGCAAGGTTGCAGCCCCCGCGCCGCCTGCACGCACAGAATATACGTTTGATGGGTGGCACCATACTGCGGACTGTACATGCGCAAGCGACGATCCGTGCTGGGATTTTGACCGCGACACGATAAATGGCCATAAAACGCTGTACGCCCGGTGGATCCCGGCGGCACAAACACTATATACGGTGACGTTTGACGCACAGGGCGGCAGCGGCGTCGCCCCGGTTACGGGAATCGTACCCGGTTCACGGATCGCGGAGCCAGCCGCGCCCACGCGGGACGGCTATGTGTTCCGCGGTTGGTATCAGGAGAGCGAATACTCCAGCCCGTGGGTATTTACGGAGCACACGGTGAATGGCAACCTGACGCTGTACGCAAAATGGGAAGCATCACCTGGCGCCGGTACGGATGCCGGCGCCGCGGATACCCCAAACGGCGGCGGTAAAGTGGAAAGCACCGCTAAAACAGGCGATGCCTCCGCCCCATTGGCGGTACTGATTCTTGCCGCGGCGGCGGCAGCTGCGGTGATCTTCCGCGCGGTATCGACGCTAAAAAAACGCAACAGTTAA
- a CDS encoding polysaccharide deacetylase family protein: protein MNKKMKLISMILAVLVASAFAAGCGGTGSVAESSAAPTVITTTPTGEPSAAATPEPTATPEPTPEPTPEVTTSLAQLQAKEGYMAPKSLDGIDPLNDKVVALTFDDGPHPENTPKLLDILKENDAVATFFMVGTNAAEYPDIVKRVYDEGHEIGTHSWDHKDLMKLSLDEIMTNQYGKANDAIEAATGLRALIDRPPYGSMSEDMAEQIGREQILWSVDPNDWKKENRDPDTVYDHVVNGTPDGGYVQDGAIVLSHDIHATTVDAYDRIIKALKDEGYKFVTVTQMMQIAEIRGKDIEYRFGHAPTAAEAAESGSESSAPAGE, encoded by the coding sequence ATGAATAAAAAAATGAAATTGATCTCTATGATACTTGCGGTGCTGGTGGCCTCCGCGTTTGCGGCAGGATGCGGCGGCACGGGCAGCGTGGCGGAATCTTCCGCCGCGCCCACGGTGATTACCACGACCCCCACCGGGGAACCGTCCGCGGCGGCGACGCCCGAACCAACGGCAACGCCGGAACCGACGCCCGAGCCCACGCCCGAGGTAACCACTAGCCTCGCCCAGCTGCAGGCAAAGGAAGGATACATGGCCCCGAAGAGCCTTGACGGGATCGATCCGTTAAATGACAAAGTAGTGGCGCTTACTTTCGACGACGGTCCGCATCCCGAAAACACGCCGAAGCTACTTGATATCCTGAAGGAAAACGATGCGGTCGCGACGTTTTTCATGGTCGGGACCAACGCAGCCGAGTATCCGGATATTGTGAAGCGCGTGTATGACGAAGGACACGAGATCGGCACGCACAGCTGGGATCATAAAGACCTGATGAAGCTTTCGCTTGATGAAATCATGACGAACCAGTATGGGAAGGCCAACGATGCGATCGAAGCGGCGACGGGCCTGCGTGCGCTGATCGACCGTCCGCCGTATGGCTCTATGTCTGAGGACATGGCGGAGCAGATTGGCCGCGAGCAGATTTTGTGGTCGGTGGACCCGAACGACTGGAAGAAGGAAAACCGCGACCCGGATACCGTGTACGACCATGTGGTCAACGGCACCCCGGATGGCGGATATGTGCAGGACGGCGCTATCGTTCTGTCCCACGATATCCATGCCACAACCGTGGATGCGTACGACAGGATCATCAAGGCGCTGAAGGATGAAGGCTATAAATTTGTGACGGTTACGCAGATGATGCAGATCGCCGAGATCCGCGGCAAGGATATTGAGTACCGCTTCGGCCACGCGCCGACAGCGGCGGAAGCGGCGGAAAGCGGTTCGGAGTCTTCGGCACCGGCCGGGGAATAA